One region of Lampris incognitus isolate fLamInc1 chromosome 4, fLamInc1.hap2, whole genome shotgun sequence genomic DNA includes:
- the bdnf gene encoding brain-derived neurotrophic factor, whose amino-acid sequence MTILFLTMVISYFSCMRAAPLRDAPGMRSHRTDGYLGAAVTAARGHGTPQSGGGPGQRGALPSLTDTFEQVIEELLEVEEEAAQLGQGPDSKGQGGGGPASSAAAAGSKDVDLYDSRVMISNQVPLEPPLLFLLEEYKNYLDAANMSMRVRRHSDPSRRGELSVCDSISQWVTAVDKKTAIDMSGQTVTVMEKVPVPNGQLKQYFYETKCNPMGYTKEGCRGIDKRHYNSQCRTTQSYVRALTMDSKKKIGWRFIRIDTSCVCTLTIKRGR is encoded by the coding sequence ATGACCATCCTGTTCCTTACTATGGTTATTTCATACTTCAGTTGCATGAGAGCTGCGCCCCTGAGAGATGCCCCGGGCATGCGGAGCCACCGGACGGACGGCTACCTGGGCGCCGCCGTGACGGCCGCGCGGGGCCACGGGACTCCGCAAAGCGGGGGCGGGCCAGGCCAGCGCGGAGCACTGCCCTCGCTCACAGACACGTTCGAGCAAGTGATAGAGGAGCTGCTGGAGGTGGAGGAAGAGGCGGCCCAGTTGGGACAGGGGCCCGACAGCAAGGGTCAGGGAGGCGGAGGCCCAGCGTCCTCGGCGGCCGCCGCGGGGTCGAAGGATGTCGATCTGTACGACTCACGGGTGATGATCAGCAACCAAGTGCCTTTGGAGCCGCCGTTGCTCTTTCTCCTGGAGGAATACAAAAACTATCTGGACGCCGCCAACATGTCCATGAGGGTGCGGCGACACTCCGACCCCTCGCGGCGTGGCGAGCTCAGCGTGTGTGACAGTATTAGTCAGTGGGTGACGGCCGTGGATAAAAAGACGGCAATAGACATGTCTGGGCAGACAGTTACCGTCATGGAGAAGGTCCCGGTCCCCAACGGCCAACTGAAGCAATACTTTTATGAGACCAAATGCAACCCCATGGGGTACACAAAGGAGGGTTGTCGAGGAATAGACAAGCGGCATTATAATTCCCAATGCAGGACAACCCAGTCCTATGTGCGCGCGCTCACCATGGATAGCAAAAAGAAGATCGGCTGGCGGTTTATACGGATAGACACTTCATGTGTATGCACACTGACCATTAAAAGAGGGAGATAG